Proteins found in one Microcella daejeonensis genomic segment:
- the ptsP gene encoding phosphoenolpyruvate--protein phosphotransferase, with the protein MPDPVPDPTDTPRTRTAEEETARATEALTATATQLRERGQAAGGTAAEVLDALAMMAEDPSLATDVQQRIEKGATAEFAIFAAMDAFRELLAGMGGYLGERAGDLGDVARRAIARLQGLPAPGVPESEHPFILVARDLAPADTATLDLDHVLALVTTEGGPTSHTAILAREKGITAIVGALQAAELNDGDLVLVDAENGTIELDPPQERIDLAVQRTATLQAIRAASSGPGHLADGHAVPLLANIGSPESAREAAARGAEGVGLFRTEVLFLGAEKAPSVEEQAATYREVFANFPRQKVVVRVLDAGADKPLAFLTDAGEENPALGRRGLRALAAHEEVLRDQLTALAQAAEGGEAEVQVMAPMVSTAQEARYFRDLAHELGIRVAGVMVEVPSCAIMADHVVPNADFVSIGTNDLTQYVFAADRLLGSVAGFQNPWHPAVLRLIQQVGVAGAEHGVPVGICGEAAADPLLAVVLVGLGATTLSMSSTSIADVRAEIAQYTLDEARALAAIAVAADSAEAARDAVAAAADELDPVEAP; encoded by the coding sequence ATGCCCGACCCCGTGCCCGACCCGACCGACACGCCCCGCACGCGCACCGCCGAGGAGGAGACGGCGCGCGCGACCGAGGCCCTCACCGCCACGGCGACGCAGCTGCGCGAGCGCGGGCAGGCCGCGGGCGGCACGGCGGCCGAGGTGCTCGACGCGCTCGCCATGATGGCCGAGGACCCGTCGCTCGCGACCGACGTGCAGCAGCGGATCGAGAAGGGCGCGACCGCCGAGTTCGCCATCTTCGCGGCGATGGATGCTTTCCGCGAGCTGCTCGCCGGCATGGGCGGGTATCTCGGCGAGCGCGCCGGCGACCTCGGCGACGTGGCGAGGCGCGCGATCGCGCGCCTGCAGGGGCTGCCCGCTCCCGGCGTGCCCGAGTCGGAGCATCCCTTCATCCTCGTCGCCCGCGACCTCGCCCCCGCCGACACCGCCACGCTCGACCTCGACCACGTGCTCGCGCTCGTCACCACCGAGGGCGGCCCCACCTCGCACACGGCGATCCTCGCCCGCGAGAAGGGCATCACCGCGATCGTCGGAGCGCTGCAGGCCGCCGAGCTGAACGACGGCGACCTCGTGCTCGTCGACGCCGAGAACGGCACGATCGAGCTCGATCCGCCGCAGGAGCGCATCGACCTCGCCGTGCAGCGCACCGCGACGCTGCAGGCGATCCGCGCCGCGAGCTCGGGGCCCGGTCACCTCGCCGACGGTCACGCCGTGCCGCTGCTCGCCAACATCGGCTCGCCCGAATCGGCCCGCGAGGCCGCTGCCCGCGGCGCCGAGGGCGTCGGGCTCTTCCGCACCGAGGTCCTCTTCCTCGGCGCCGAGAAGGCCCCCTCCGTCGAGGAGCAGGCGGCCACGTATCGCGAGGTGTTCGCGAACTTCCCCCGCCAGAAGGTCGTCGTGCGCGTGCTCGACGCCGGTGCCGACAAGCCGCTGGCCTTCCTCACCGACGCGGGCGAGGAGAACCCCGCGCTCGGCCGCCGCGGCCTGCGGGCGCTCGCCGCCCACGAGGAGGTGCTGCGCGACCAGCTGACCGCGCTCGCGCAGGCCGCCGAGGGCGGCGAGGCCGAGGTGCAGGTCATGGCCCCGATGGTCTCGACGGCGCAGGAGGCGCGCTACTTCCGCGACCTCGCGCACGAGCTGGGCATCCGCGTCGCCGGCGTCATGGTCGAGGTGCCCTCGTGCGCGATCATGGCCGACCACGTCGTGCCGAACGCTGACTTCGTCTCGATCGGCACGAACGACCTGACGCAGTACGTCTTCGCCGCCGACCGCCTGCTCGGCAGCGTCGCGGGCTTCCAGAACCCCTGGCACCCCGCGGTGCTGCGGCTCATCCAGCAGGTGGGCGTCGCGGGCGCCGAGCACGGCGTGCCGGTGGGCATCTGCGGCGAGGCCGCGGCCGACCCGCTGCTCGCCGTCGTGCTCGTGGGCCTCGGCGCGACCACGCTCTCGATGTCGTCGACCTCGATCGCCGACGTACGCGCCGAGATCGCGCAGTACACCCTCGACGAGGCCCGCGCCCTGGCGGCGATCGCCGTCGCGGCCGACAGCGCCGAGGCCGCGCGCGACGCCGTCGCGGCGGCCGCCGACGAGCTCGATCCGGTCGAGGCCCCCTGA
- a CDS encoding PTS mannitol transporter subunit IICB, producing MTTTSAPPVKPNARVRVQRFGTFLSGMIMPNIAAFIAWGFITAFFIQTGWTPVPALGGFPSADGTENLGLVGPMITYLLPLLIANTGGRMVYGTRGGVVASIATMGVIVGTTIPMFIGAMIMGPLAAWLMKKVDALWAGKIRAGFEMLVDNFSAGILGFLLAIAGFFGMAPVVTLLSNALGEGARFLTETGLLPLASLVIEPGKVLFLNNAINQGVLTPLGIQEAQETGKSILFLLEANAGPGLGLLLAFTFFGVGIARASAPGAIIIQFLGGIHEIYFPYVLMKPLLIVALIGGGMTGIATNLLLDGGLRAPASPGSIFAILLQTASDSYVSVILSVILSATVTFLIASVILRSSRKRDLAALEDKGDAFTSAVDQNSANKGRESDVSRLLGTDAAAAGATTDVRIQNIVFACDAGMGSSAMGATVLRKKLKDAGVEGVTVTNKAIANLDADADLVITHQDLTPRAEQAAPGAVHVSVDNFMSSPTYDDVVQRVRAQQAQ from the coding sequence ATGACGACGACGTCAGCCCCGCCGGTCAAGCCGAACGCGCGCGTGCGCGTTCAGCGGTTCGGCACCTTCCTCAGCGGCATGATCATGCCGAACATCGCGGCCTTCATCGCCTGGGGGTTCATCACCGCCTTCTTCATCCAGACCGGGTGGACCCCGGTGCCCGCGCTCGGCGGATTCCCGAGCGCCGACGGCACGGAGAACCTCGGCCTCGTCGGCCCGATGATCACCTACCTCCTCCCGCTCCTCATCGCGAACACCGGCGGCCGCATGGTCTACGGCACGCGCGGCGGCGTCGTGGCCTCGATCGCCACGATGGGCGTCATCGTCGGTACGACCATCCCGATGTTCATCGGCGCGATGATCATGGGCCCGCTCGCCGCGTGGCTCATGAAGAAGGTCGACGCGCTGTGGGCGGGCAAGATCCGCGCCGGCTTCGAGATGCTCGTCGACAACTTCTCCGCCGGCATCCTCGGCTTCCTCCTCGCGATCGCCGGCTTCTTCGGCATGGCGCCCGTCGTCACACTGCTGAGCAACGCGCTCGGCGAGGGAGCCCGCTTCCTCACCGAGACCGGCCTGCTGCCCCTGGCGAGCCTGGTGATCGAGCCCGGCAAGGTGCTCTTCCTCAACAACGCCATCAACCAGGGCGTGCTCACGCCGCTCGGCATCCAGGAGGCCCAGGAGACCGGCAAGTCGATCCTCTTCCTGCTCGAGGCCAACGCCGGCCCCGGCCTCGGTCTGCTGCTCGCCTTCACCTTCTTCGGCGTCGGCATCGCCCGCGCCTCGGCTCCCGGCGCGATCATCATCCAGTTCCTCGGCGGCATCCACGAGATCTACTTCCCGTACGTGCTCATGAAGCCGCTGCTCATCGTCGCCCTGATCGGCGGCGGCATGACCGGCATCGCCACCAACCTGCTGCTCGACGGCGGCCTGCGGGCCCCGGCATCGCCCGGCTCGATCTTCGCGATCCTGCTGCAGACCGCGAGCGACAGCTACGTCTCGGTGATCCTCTCGGTGATCCTGTCGGCGACGGTGACCTTCCTCATCGCCTCGGTGATCCTGCGGTCGAGCCGCAAGCGCGACCTGGCCGCGCTCGAGGACAAGGGCGATGCCTTCACCTCGGCAGTCGACCAGAACTCCGCGAACAAGGGCCGCGAGTCCGACGTCAGCCGTCTGCTCGGCACCGACGCCGCGGCCGCCGGCGCCACCACCGACGTGCGCATCCAGAACATCGTGTTCGCCTGCGACGCGGGCATGGGCTCGAGCGCCATGGGTGCGACGGTTCTACGCAAGAAGCTGAAGGACGCCGGCGTCGAGGGCGTGACCGTCACGAACAAGGCGATCGCGAACCTGGATGCCGATGCCGACCTCGTCATCACGCACCAGGACCTCACGCCTCGCGCCGAGCAGGCCGCGCCCGGCGCCGTGCACGTCTCGGTCGACAACTTCATGTCGAGCCCGACGTACGACGACGTCGTGCAGCGGGTGCGCGCGCAGCAGGCTCAGTAG
- a CDS encoding PTS sugar transporter subunit IIA, with protein sequence MSSAVLTTDRIILDGTARTREEAIEEGARLLEAAGAVTADYAAAMHEREALTSTYMGSHLAIPHGTNEAKAAILASAMTVVRYAEPIDWAGNPVRVVACIAGKDGGHMAVLSSLALVFSDEAAVEQLLAAPDAASVLALLGDVNDAGE encoded by the coding sequence ATGAGCTCCGCCGTTCTGACCACCGACCGCATCATCCTCGACGGCACCGCCCGCACCCGGGAGGAGGCGATCGAGGAGGGCGCGCGACTGCTGGAGGCGGCCGGAGCCGTGACCGCCGACTACGCGGCGGCCATGCACGAGCGCGAGGCGCTCACCTCCACCTACATGGGCAGCCACCTCGCCATCCCGCACGGCACCAACGAGGCGAAGGCGGCCATCCTCGCCTCGGCGATGACCGTCGTGCGCTACGCCGAGCCGATCGACTGGGCGGGCAACCCCGTGCGCGTCGTGGCCTGCATCGCGGGCAAGGACGGCGGGCACATGGCCGTGCTCTCGTCCCTCGCCCTCGTCTTCAGCGACGAGGCCGCCGTCGAGCAGCTGCTGGCCGCCCCCGACGCCGCGTCGGTGCTCGCCCTGCTCGGCGACGTCAACGACGCGGGGGAGTAG
- a CDS encoding mannitol-1-phosphate 5-dehydrogenase gives MTAVHFGAGNIGRGFIGLLLHEAGHDLVFVDVNAPLIAQITAADSYRVIEIGEQERSTVVTGFTAIDSSADRAAAVAAVASADIVTCAVGPTVLRFIAPVIADGLRARSADLPPVVVMACENALGATDLLHGRIAEALGDDAEAVLARGVFANTAVDRIVPAQDASDLDVRVEHFCEWAIETGPFAGAVPSIPGAHFVPELAPYIERKLFTVNAGHAACAYFGHLAGAATIDEGMRVPSVRAAVEAVLLETSRLLVDRHGFAAAEQDAYRETALQRFANPALADGVDRVGRQPMRKLSRDERFLSPARGLADLGVAPVAILAAVGAGLRFDVADDPESVALQQLLASEASDEQIVAEVMGVVAGEPLAAPLASVVAEVRAG, from the coding sequence ATGACCGCCGTGCACTTCGGCGCGGGCAACATCGGCCGCGGCTTCATCGGCCTGCTGCTGCACGAGGCGGGTCACGACCTCGTCTTCGTCGACGTCAACGCCCCGCTCATCGCCCAGATCACCGCCGCCGACTCGTACCGGGTGATCGAGATCGGCGAGCAGGAGCGCTCGACGGTCGTCACCGGTTTCACCGCGATCGACTCCTCGGCCGACCGCGCGGCCGCCGTCGCCGCCGTCGCGAGCGCCGACATCGTCACCTGCGCCGTCGGTCCGACCGTGCTGCGCTTCATCGCCCCGGTCATCGCCGACGGCCTGCGCGCCCGCTCCGCCGACCTGCCGCCCGTCGTCGTCATGGCCTGCGAGAACGCGCTCGGCGCGACCGATCTGCTGCACGGCCGCATCGCCGAGGCGCTCGGGGACGACGCCGAGGCGGTCCTCGCGCGCGGCGTCTTCGCCAACACCGCGGTCGACCGCATCGTGCCCGCGCAGGATGCATCCGACCTCGACGTGCGGGTCGAGCACTTCTGCGAGTGGGCGATCGAGACGGGGCCGTTCGCGGGCGCCGTGCCGAGCATCCCGGGCGCGCACTTCGTGCCCGAGCTCGCCCCCTACATCGAGCGCAAGCTCTTCACCGTCAACGCCGGCCACGCGGCCTGCGCCTACTTCGGCCACCTCGCCGGGGCGGCCACGATCGACGAGGGGATGCGCGTTCCGAGCGTGCGCGCGGCCGTCGAGGCCGTGCTGCTCGAGACCTCCCGGCTGCTCGTCGACCGCCACGGCTTCGCAGCGGCCGAGCAGGACGCCTACCGCGAGACCGCGCTGCAACGCTTCGCGAACCCGGCGCTCGCCGACGGCGTCGACCGGGTCGGCCGCCAGCCGATGCGCAAGCTCTCGCGCGACGAGCGGTTCCTCTCGCCCGCGCGCGGCCTCGCCGACCTCGGCGTCGCCCCCGTCGCGATCCTCGCGGCGGTCGGCGCCGGCCTGCGCTTCGACGTCGCCGACGATCCCGAGAGCGTCGCCCTGCAGCAGCTGCTCGCCTCCGAGGCGAGCGACGAGCAGATCGTCGCCGAGGTCATGGGCGTCGTCGCGGGGGAGCCCCTCGCGGCCCCGCTCGCGAGCGTCGTCGCCGAGGTGCGCGCGGGCTGA
- a CDS encoding DUF4349 domain-containing protein, giving the protein MTAHAARRAQPASPAGSSRSTRAARRSRGGALAASLALLLLLAGCTGAADSASDESGGFVGPDGMPMPAETFQPGVDAPTGESGGDADGGGTGDLVDGSDAGREVITTGSLYVTVAEPLDAAAEAARIVERADGRVDGRNEFAPRQGDRGGAELVLRIPSAQLTEVIDELQQLGESEELSLSASDVTREVRDVEARIGALSSSVERLLALQGSAGDVEELIALETAISDRQAELESLQSQQRALADQVSLSTLRLTLGSEQTAPVDEPDTFLSGLQTGWDALLAFLSGALVVLGVLLPWLLVLGLIVLVALLVLRRARRRHEAERAAAGDAVMPAPSASPQESAAPAAGAPLD; this is encoded by the coding sequence ATGACCGCACACGCCGCCCGCCGCGCACAGCCCGCCTCGCCGGCCGGATCCTCCCGTTCGACCCGCGCCGCGCGGCGCTCCCGCGGCGGCGCGCTCGCCGCCTCCCTCGCCCTGCTGCTGCTCCTCGCGGGCTGCACCGGCGCCGCCGACTCCGCCTCGGACGAGAGCGGCGGATTCGTGGGCCCCGACGGCATGCCGATGCCCGCGGAGACCTTCCAGCCCGGCGTCGATGCCCCGACCGGCGAGAGCGGCGGCGACGCCGACGGCGGCGGGACGGGCGACCTCGTCGACGGCTCCGACGCGGGCCGCGAGGTCATCACGACCGGCTCCCTCTACGTCACCGTCGCCGAGCCCCTCGACGCCGCGGCCGAGGCGGCCCGGATCGTGGAGCGCGCCGACGGCCGCGTCGATGGGCGGAACGAGTTCGCTCCGCGGCAGGGCGACCGGGGCGGGGCCGAGCTCGTGCTCCGCATCCCGTCGGCGCAGCTCACCGAGGTGATCGACGAGCTGCAGCAGCTCGGCGAGTCGGAGGAGCTCAGCCTCAGCGCGAGCGATGTGACCCGCGAGGTGCGCGACGTCGAGGCCCGCATCGGTGCGCTGTCGTCGTCGGTCGAGCGGCTGCTCGCACTGCAGGGCTCCGCGGGGGACGTCGAGGAGCTCATCGCCCTCGAGACCGCCATCAGCGACCGGCAGGCGGAGCTCGAGAGCCTGCAGTCGCAGCAGCGCGCGCTCGCCGACCAGGTCAGTCTGTCGACGCTGCGGCTCACCCTCGGCAGCGAGCAGACGGCGCCGGTCGACGAGCCCGACACGTTCCTGTCGGGACTGCAGACCGGGTGGGATGCCCTGCTCGCCTTCCTCAGCGGAGCCCTCGTCGTGCTCGGCGTGCTGCTGCCCTGGCTGCTCGTGCTCGGGCTGATCGTGCTCGTCGCCCTGCTCGTGCTGCGGCGCGCGCGCCGCCGGCACGAGGCCGAGCGCGCGGCCGCCGGAGATGCCGTGATGCCCGCCCCCTCCGCCTCGCCGCAGGAGTCGGCGGCACCCGCCGCCGGCGCACCGCTCGACTGA
- a CDS encoding alpha/beta fold hydrolase, which translates to MGILDRWLRPAPELHVAGDTADPDRAGEGVPVTPADAPGPTVVMIHGIASSSVTFQNLVPLLSPTHRCITIDLLGFGRSPAPADASYTLEEHTAAVEAAIRALRLREPFVLVGHSLGSLIATRYAATHRRELDRLVLVSPPIYLPPSVIGDQRDRASMGLYFSVYEFMRANQQFTTAAAAALARIAPIKNVLDVTERNWQAFVLSLQNAIETQTTIADLASVPVAVDVVYGTLDPFLAPGGLKIAEQLRHVTTTRVNGVDHIVRRKLARAVARIIDAPPAAPAPPA; encoded by the coding sequence ATGGGCATCCTCGATCGCTGGCTGCGGCCCGCCCCCGAGCTGCACGTGGCCGGCGACACCGCCGATCCCGACCGTGCGGGGGAGGGCGTCCCGGTCACGCCGGCGGACGCCCCCGGGCCGACCGTCGTCATGATCCACGGCATCGCGAGCTCCTCGGTGACGTTCCAGAACCTCGTGCCGCTGCTGTCGCCGACCCATCGCTGCATCACCATCGACCTGCTCGGCTTCGGCCGCTCGCCGGCCCCCGCCGACGCGAGCTACACCCTCGAGGAGCACACCGCCGCGGTCGAGGCCGCCATCCGCGCGCTGCGCCTGCGCGAGCCCTTCGTGCTCGTCGGGCACTCGCTCGGCAGCCTGATCGCCACGCGCTACGCGGCCACCCACCGGCGCGAGCTCGACCGCCTCGTGCTCGTCAGCCCGCCGATCTACCTGCCGCCGAGCGTCATCGGTGATCAGCGCGACCGCGCCTCGATGGGCCTCTACTTCTCCGTCTACGAGTTCATGCGCGCCAACCAGCAGTTCACGACCGCCGCCGCCGCGGCGCTCGCGCGCATCGCCCCCATCAAGAACGTGCTCGACGTGACCGAGCGCAACTGGCAGGCCTTCGTGCTCTCGCTGCAGAACGCCATCGAGACCCAGACGACCATCGCCGACCTCGCCTCGGTGCCGGTCGCCGTGGACGTCGTCTACGGGACGCTCGACCCCTTCCTCGCCCCCGGCGGCCTCAAGATCGCCGAGCAGCTGCGGCACGTCACGACCACCAGGGTGAACGGCGTCGACCACATCGTGCGGCGCAAGCTGGCGCGCGCCGTGGCGCGCATCATCGACGCACCCCCGGCCGCTCCGGCGCCCCCGGCCTGA
- a CDS encoding alpha/beta hydrolase, producing MTELLHHGADPAEARRIVIGVHGRGQGAVFMHGLAERVGDPGLHWLLPEAPGATWYTAPFMEPYEANQPQLDAGLDRIDALLAEAVALGAEPARIAVVGFSQGACLLAHHLLTRPGIRGPVALLTGGFIGPAGTDVASSRSLEGQTVYLEAADDDPWVPLVRVRDTLEALQTAGADARLDVRAGNEHHVPESALAAVRRLLAG from the coding sequence ATGACCGAGCTGCTGCACCACGGAGCCGACCCCGCCGAGGCCCGGCGCATCGTCATCGGGGTGCACGGACGCGGGCAGGGGGCGGTGTTCATGCACGGCCTGGCCGAGCGCGTCGGCGACCCCGGGCTGCACTGGCTGCTGCCCGAGGCGCCCGGCGCCACCTGGTACACGGCGCCGTTCATGGAGCCCTACGAGGCCAACCAGCCGCAGCTCGACGCCGGGCTGGACCGCATCGACGCACTGCTCGCCGAGGCCGTCGCGCTCGGTGCGGAGCCCGCGCGCATCGCCGTCGTCGGCTTCTCGCAGGGCGCCTGCCTGCTCGCCCACCACCTGCTGACGCGGCCCGGCATCCGCGGACCGGTCGCCCTACTGACCGGCGGCTTCATCGGCCCCGCCGGCACCGACGTCGCCTCATCGCGTTCGCTCGAGGGCCAGACCGTTTACCTGGAGGCCGCCGACGACGACCCCTGGGTGCCGCTCGTGCGGGTGCGCGACACGCTCGAGGCCCTGCAGACGGCGGGGGCGGATGCTCGACTCGACGTGCGCGCCGGGAACGAGCACCACGTGCCCGAGTCGGCGCTCGCCGCGGTGCGGCGGCTGCTCGCGGGGTAG
- a CDS encoding VOC family protein: MAFIHGSHHITLCVGTAQEDVDFHTKTLGMRFIKRTVLFDGATAIYHLYYSNATGDPSSVVTTFPFAQAGLYGTQGTNQAREVLLSVPAGSGEYWQKRLAEHGIDAVRADVAGTHRVVFRHPCGLEYSLVEVTGDPREGYTRNGVPAEYAVHGIYGVGIHVTTPDRTVEFADTLFFNQAVGEEDGRITLRPGEAQYGNTIELIPDTTSDQGTWHFGAGTIHHTAWNAGTLENQTEVKFDIEGAGYTDISELKDRKYFKSVYVRTPSGALFEIAVTHAEGGWDCDESPEELGSRFQLPPQFEDRRDEILDSLEPIEV; encoded by the coding sequence ATGGCCTTCATCCACGGCAGCCACCACATCACCCTCTGCGTCGGCACCGCGCAGGAGGACGTCGACTTCCACACCAAGACCCTCGGCATGCGCTTCATCAAGCGCACCGTGCTGTTCGACGGCGCCACCGCGATCTACCACCTCTACTACTCCAACGCCACGGGCGACCCGAGCTCGGTCGTCACGACCTTCCCCTTCGCGCAGGCGGGCCTCTACGGCACGCAGGGCACCAACCAGGCCCGCGAGGTGCTGCTCTCGGTGCCCGCCGGATCGGGGGAGTACTGGCAGAAGCGCCTCGCCGAGCACGGCATCGACGCCGTGCGCGCCGACGTCGCCGGCACCCATCGCGTGGTCTTCCGGCACCCGTGCGGGCTCGAGTACTCGCTCGTCGAGGTGACGGGCGACCCGCGCGAGGGCTACACCAGGAACGGCGTGCCGGCCGAGTACGCGGTGCACGGCATCTACGGCGTGGGCATCCACGTGACGACGCCCGATCGCACCGTGGAGTTCGCCGACACCCTGTTCTTCAACCAGGCCGTCGGCGAGGAGGACGGCCGCATCACGCTGCGCCCCGGCGAGGCGCAGTACGGCAACACCATCGAGCTCATCCCCGACACGACGAGCGATCAGGGCACCTGGCACTTCGGCGCCGGCACCATCCACCACACCGCGTGGAACGCCGGCACCCTCGAGAACCAGACCGAGGTCAAGTTCGACATCGAGGGCGCGGGCTACACCGACATCTCCGAGCTGAAGGACCGCAAGTACTTCAAGTCCGTCTACGTGCGCACGCCCTCCGGCGCGCTCTTCGAGATCGCCGTCACGCACGCGGAGGGCGGCTGGGACTGCGACGAGTCGCCCGAGGAGCTGGGGTCGAGGTTCCAGCTGCCGCCGCAGTTCGAGGACCGGCGCGACGAGATCCTCGACAGCCTGGAGCCCATCGAGGTCTAG
- a CDS encoding aldo/keto reductase translates to MKTSTLGRTGATVSSISLGTWQLGADWGDVSDEDARAVLDAAVESGVTMFDTADVYGDGRSEQLIGRYLADRRDLDVLVATKMGRRLPQEVENYSAENLRAWNDRSRKNLGVDTLDLTQLHCPPTALYSVDRVFDDLDAMVAEGRMRAYGVSVETVEEALAAIARPNVATVQIIINAFRLKPLDAVLPAAIDANVGIIARVPLASGLLSGRYTSETTFAENDHRNYNRQGDAFDVGETFSGVDYEKGVAAAQEFSALAAEYDLAPATAALAWLTQVPGVSTVIPGARSPEQARMNAAAGGVEPLGAEFHARVVDLYDRSFRAAIHDRW, encoded by the coding sequence ATGAAGACCTCCACCCTCGGCCGTACCGGCGCGACCGTCTCCTCCATCTCCCTCGGCACCTGGCAGCTCGGCGCCGACTGGGGCGACGTGAGCGACGAGGATGCCCGTGCCGTGCTCGACGCCGCCGTCGAGTCGGGCGTCACCATGTTCGACACCGCCGACGTCTACGGCGACGGCCGCAGCGAGCAGCTCATCGGCCGCTACCTCGCCGACCGCCGCGACCTCGATGTGCTCGTCGCCACCAAGATGGGCCGCCGCCTGCCGCAGGAGGTCGAGAACTACTCGGCCGAGAACCTGCGCGCCTGGAACGACCGCAGCCGCAAGAACCTCGGCGTCGACACCCTCGACCTCACGCAGCTGCACTGCCCGCCCACCGCGCTCTACTCCGTCGACCGGGTCTTCGACGACCTCGACGCCATGGTCGCCGAGGGGCGCATGCGGGCGTACGGCGTGAGCGTCGAGACGGTCGAGGAGGCGCTCGCCGCGATCGCGCGCCCGAACGTCGCCACCGTGCAGATCATCATCAACGCGTTCCGTCTCAAGCCGCTCGACGCGGTGCTGCCCGCCGCGATCGACGCGAACGTCGGCATCATCGCCCGCGTGCCGCTCGCCTCGGGCCTGCTCAGCGGCCGGTACACGAGCGAGACGACCTTCGCCGAGAACGACCACCGCAACTACAACCGCCAGGGCGACGCCTTCGACGTCGGCGAGACCTTCTCGGGCGTCGACTACGAGAAGGGCGTCGCCGCCGCGCAGGAGTTCTCGGCGCTCGCCGCCGAGTACGACCTCGCCCCGGCGACCGCCGCCCTGGCATGGCTGACGCAGGTGCCCGGCGTGAGCACGGTCATCCCGGGCGCGCGCTCGCCCGAGCAGGCCCGCATGAACGCGGCCGCCGGCGGGGTCGAGCCGCTCGGCGCCGAGTTCCACGCCCGCGTCGTCGACCTGTACGACCGCAGCTTCCGCGCTGCCATCCACGACCGCTGGTGA
- a CDS encoding MFS transporter, with the protein MSTGAAAAEPRGLGRTFGNVFTANLVSSLGDGIARTASPLLAARLTDDPVLIAGLGALAMLPWLFFALPSGILVDRMDRRRALALAAGVRTVLAIGLLALVATDTLTIAWLYLLIFVYGACETLYDGAIRAVVPSIVPKTKLARANSRIEGAELVVQNFASAPLTSLLFAFAVLVPLGMLAVAFGLAVVLAVLLPQAASGRQFRTAREGAPAEPVVPFRQQFLDGWRFIVANRTLRTLWAFTIVTGLLYAASSATLVLFVLDELAVPEAGFGAFLLAGAAGGVIGSVVAARLSARFGLGATMAAMNLLAGVCTLLIGVWPEVGPVFVLFAIESGAITIWNILMMSLRQAVIPGRLLGRVHGTWRTLLWGTMPFGSLLGGGLALFGLPVPWIVGGIAMTLLGLVFYRFLMSLPDPETIDNGDEPPAATGAIPHQNPPSEPPGRPAVE; encoded by the coding sequence GTGAGCACCGGGGCGGCCGCGGCCGAGCCCCGAGGCCTCGGCCGCACCTTCGGCAACGTCTTCACCGCCAACCTCGTCTCGAGCCTCGGCGACGGCATCGCGCGCACGGCCAGCCCGCTGCTCGCGGCGCGGCTCACCGACGACCCGGTGCTCATCGCCGGGCTCGGGGCGCTGGCGATGCTGCCGTGGCTGTTCTTCGCGCTGCCGTCGGGCATCCTCGTCGATCGGATGGATCGCCGTCGCGCCCTCGCCCTCGCGGCGGGCGTGCGCACGGTGCTCGCCATCGGCCTGCTCGCGCTCGTCGCGACCGACACCCTCACGATCGCCTGGCTCTACCTGCTGATCTTCGTCTACGGCGCGTGCGAGACCCTCTACGACGGCGCCATCCGCGCGGTCGTGCCGAGCATCGTGCCGAAGACGAAGCTCGCGCGCGCCAACAGCCGCATCGAGGGCGCCGAGCTCGTCGTGCAGAACTTCGCCTCGGCGCCGCTGACCTCGCTGCTGTTCGCCTTCGCCGTGCTGGTGCCGCTCGGGATGCTCGCCGTCGCCTTCGGCCTCGCCGTGGTGCTCGCGGTGCTGCTGCCGCAGGCCGCCTCGGGGCGGCAGTTCCGCACGGCGCGCGAGGGGGCCCCGGCCGAGCCCGTCGTGCCGTTCCGCCAGCAGTTCCTCGACGGCTGGCGCTTCATCGTGGCGAACCGTACGCTGCGCACCCTCTGGGCCTTCACCATCGTCACCGGCCTGCTCTACGCGGCCTCGTCGGCGACCCTCGTGCTCTTCGTGCTCGACGAGCTCGCGGTGCCCGAGGCCGGGTTCGGGGCGTTCCTGCTCGCCGGCGCCGCGGGCGGCGTCATCGGCTCGGTCGTCGCCGCGCGCCTGAGCGCCCGGTTCGGGCTCGGCGCGACGATGGCGGCGATGAACCTGCTCGCCGGCGTCTGCACGCTGCTCATCGGCGTCTGGCCCGAGGTCGGGCCGGTGTTCGTGCTGTTCGCGATCGAGTCGGGCGCGATCACGATCTGGAACATCCTGATGATGAGCCTGCGCCAGGCGGTCATCCCCGGCCGTCTGCTCGGTCGCGTGCACGGCACCTGGCGCACCCTGCTGTGGGGCACGATGCCCTTCGGCTCGCTCCTCGGCGGAGGGCTCGCGCTCTTCGGCCTCCCCGTGCCGTGGATCGTCGGCGGCATCGCCATGACCCTCCTCGGCCTGGTCTTCTACCGCTTCCTCATGTCGCTGCCCGACCCCGAGACGATCGACAACGGCGACGAGCCGCCCGCTGCGACCGGGGCGATCCCGCACCAGAACCCGCCCTCCGAGCCCCCGGGGCGGCCGGCGGTCGAGTAG